From a region of the Rhipicephalus microplus isolate Deutch F79 chromosome X, USDA_Rmic, whole genome shotgun sequence genome:
- the LOC119160770 gene encoding uncharacterized protein LOC119160770 translates to MAASALCLVCKEALPDPGSCPMCSECSYGYHIGPCSGVTKSAFKTGDEAVKKAWKCQACVILAARANAGSGKLQLQQTSDTGKILAEINRKLSEIPTIKSRIDQLMQLKDTVQNMEQSVKHLSEQYDDVLIEMRKQSCEIATLKKRVEKAEAANDPLEIQKLRQHLNYLEQYSRRQNLEIHGIPHSQGEQLLGKLNNLAKQLNLAELTPANIDGLHRLPPKPGKEPAVLVRFVSCATRNEWMAKKGYLKSSKSDVYFLDNLTAENRKLLWLMRARAQEKHYQFVWQKEGKMFVRKAQGERAIRIECQTDLDKIQ, encoded by the coding sequence ATGGCAGCTTCTGCCTTGTGTTTAGTGTGCAAAGAGGCACTTCCCGATCCCGGTAGTTGCCCAATGTGCTCCGAATGTAGCTACGGTTATCACATTGGACCATGCTCAGGAGTAACAAAGTCTGCTTTTAAGACAGGCGACGAGGCAGTAAAAAAAGCATGGAAATGTCAAGCATGTGTTATTCTGGCTGCACGTGCGAACGCCGGCAGCGGGAAGTTGCAGCTGCAGCAGACATCTGACACTGGAAAAATACTGGCTGAAATAAATCGCAAGTTGTCGGAGATACCCACCATTAAAAGCAGAATAGATCAACTAATGCAACTGAAGGACACAGTCCAAAATATGGAACAATCTGTTAAACACTTGTCAGAGCAGTATGACGATGTACTCATCGAGATGAGGAAGCAATCATGTGAAATAGCTACTCTAAAGAAAAGAGTTGAAAAGGCTGAAGCAGCCAATGACCCTCTGGAAATTCAGAAGCTGCGACAGCATCTCAACTACTTAGAGCAATATAGCCGCCGTCAAAATTTGGAAATTCATGGTATCCCCCATAGCCAAGGCGAACAGTTGCTCGGTAAACTGAATAACCTGGCGAAACAGTTAAACCTTGCCGAGCTCACGCCAGCTAATATTGACGGCTTGCACAGGCTTCCGCCCAAGCCAGGTAAAGAACCAGCGGTGCTCGTTCGCTTTGTATCGTGCGCTACACGGAATGAATGGATGGCAAAGAAAGGCTATTTGAAGTCTTCAAAATCGGATGTCTATTTCTTGGATAATCTGACGGCAGAAAACAGGAAGCTTTTGTGGCTAATGAGGGCTAGGGCGCAAGAAAAGCACTATCAGTTTGTTTGgcagaaagaaggaaagatgTTTGTGCGTAAGGCACAGGGCGAGCGAGCGATCCGCATTGAATGTCAAACCGACTTAGATAAGATACAATAA